In a single window of the Pirellulales bacterium genome:
- a CDS encoding thioredoxin domain-containing protein: MPNRLAHETSPYLLQHASNPVDWFPWGVEALAKAVREEMPIFLSIGYSACHWCHVMEHESFEDANIATQLNKDFVAIKVDREERPDLDQIYMSAVQMLTGRGGWPMSVFLTPQLQPFYGGTYFPPHAKMGMPGFDQVLSAVADAWRNRRAEVLSAAGRLTEQITSMGHLTPEADAPTRALFGNARRSIERIFDPHNGGFGGAPKFPHPLELRLLLRLWRHDRQDSTLDMVRTTLDKMAAGGIYDHLGGGFHRYSVDDRWLVPHFEKMLYDNALLATCYLEAFQATGERRYERVVRETLDYVLSDMCDADGGFYSTLDADSEGEEGKFYVWTPGEVEHVLGAAKAKTFCYVYDVTEVGNFEHANILNLPKSIEQCAQVLGRKPQELDAELAESRAKLLAVRAKRIPPGLDDKVLVSWNGLMIAAMAQAGSVLGAPRYVAAAAKAAQFILARMRKDDGRLLHAYRAGQSRFDAYLDDYACLADALITLYEADFDESWIVAASTLADTILSHFADHDQGGFFYTSDDHETLVARPKDVQDSSTPSATAMAVTVLSRLGKLTGRSDYQSAADETLRLFAGLMQQHPMAAGQMLLALDFHLGPTPELVLLPGEDEADLATLINDLRRRFWPNKVIATRPAKNESPCLDSMFAGKESSKHSNPERGPRLFVCEHFACQEPIAGVAAVTAAFDRWTE; the protein is encoded by the coding sequence ATGCCCAACCGTCTGGCCCACGAGACCAGTCCGTACCTGTTGCAACACGCCTCGAATCCTGTCGATTGGTTTCCCTGGGGCGTCGAGGCACTCGCCAAGGCAGTGCGCGAGGAGATGCCGATTTTTCTATCGATCGGCTACTCGGCTTGCCATTGGTGTCACGTCATGGAGCACGAGAGCTTCGAAGACGCCAATATTGCCACGCAGCTAAACAAAGATTTCGTCGCCATCAAAGTGGATCGTGAGGAACGGCCGGATCTCGATCAGATTTACATGAGCGCCGTGCAAATGCTTACAGGGCGCGGCGGTTGGCCCATGTCGGTATTTCTTACGCCGCAATTGCAGCCTTTCTATGGCGGCACGTATTTCCCGCCCCATGCAAAGATGGGCATGCCGGGGTTCGACCAGGTGCTGTCGGCCGTGGCCGATGCCTGGCGTAATCGCCGCGCCGAAGTTCTTTCGGCAGCCGGAAGACTAACCGAGCAGATAACGTCGATGGGCCACCTCACGCCCGAGGCAGATGCTCCCACGCGGGCACTATTTGGCAACGCCCGCCGCTCGATCGAGCGCATTTTCGATCCGCATAACGGTGGATTCGGCGGTGCGCCCAAGTTCCCCCATCCGCTCGAACTGCGCCTGCTGCTGCGTCTCTGGCGGCACGATCGCCAAGACAGCACGCTCGACATGGTACGAACCACGCTCGACAAAATGGCTGCCGGCGGCATTTACGATCATCTGGGCGGCGGTTTCCACCGCTACTCGGTCGACGATCGTTGGCTAGTGCCCCACTTCGAGAAGATGCTCTACGACAATGCGCTGCTGGCGACTTGCTACTTGGAGGCCTTCCAAGCAACGGGCGAGCGCCGCTACGAACGGGTCGTGCGCGAAACGCTCGACTATGTGCTCAGCGATATGTGTGATGCCGACGGTGGGTTCTACAGCACGCTCGATGCCGACAGCGAAGGCGAAGAGGGCAAGTTCTACGTTTGGACGCCCGGCGAAGTCGAACACGTGTTGGGCGCAGCAAAGGCCAAGACATTTTGCTACGTCTACGATGTCACCGAAGTCGGCAACTTCGAGCACGCGAACATTCTGAACCTCCCCAAATCGATCGAGCAATGTGCGCAAGTGCTCGGTCGCAAGCCGCAGGAACTAGACGCGGAGCTGGCCGAGAGCCGCGCCAAGCTGCTGGCTGTCCGCGCAAAGCGGATTCCGCCGGGGCTAGACGACAAGGTGCTTGTGAGTTGGAACGGTCTGATGATTGCCGCGATGGCACAAGCTGGCAGCGTGCTCGGCGCGCCGCGGTACGTGGCCGCGGCGGCTAAAGCGGCGCAATTCATTCTCGCGCGGATGCGCAAAGACGACGGACGCCTGCTGCACGCCTATCGCGCTGGCCAGTCCCGTTTTGATGCATATCTGGACGACTATGCCTGCCTGGCCGACGCACTGATCACGCTCTACGAAGCCGATTTCGACGAGTCGTGGATCGTCGCCGCCAGCACGCTTGCCGACACGATTCTGTCGCACTTCGCCGACCACGACCAGGGAGGTTTTTTCTACACCTCCGACGACCACGAAACACTCGTCGCGCGCCCCAAGGACGTACAAGATAGTTCTACCCCCAGCGCCACGGCGATGGCTGTGACCGTCCTGTCAAGGCTGGGAAAACTCACGGGACGGAGTGATTATCAGTCCGCAGCCGACGAAACGCTACGGCTGTTCGCCGGCCTGATGCAGCAGCATCCGATGGCGGCGGGGCAGATGCTGCTGGCGCTCGACTTCCACCTGGGACCGACGCCGGAGCTAGTGCTGCTGCCAGGAGAGGACGAGGCAGACCTTGCTACCCTAATCAACGATCTCCGGCGCCGCTTCTGGCCCAACAAAGTGATCGCAACGCGCCCTGCAAAGAACGAGTCGCCTTGTTTAGATTCCATGTTCGCTGGGAAAGAATCTTCCAAGCATTCCAATCCCGAGCGCGGGCCGAGACTGTTTGTTTGCGAGCACTTTGCCTGCCAAGAGCCCATCGCGGGCGTGGCAGCCGTTACGGCCGCGTTCGACCGTTGGACAGAATAA
- a CDS encoding ComEC/Rec2 family competence protein, which yields MDATAINVEATRQPGYQPLVVVAAAVCAGIVLDRYLPARMVFWWILAAGLWSCWFLTWLGNGAARGNLPLLLCLAATGAAWHEASWSLFPTDDLGVFATEAAQPVCLEAVVRRGPRRIPAPQFDPLRPITTAERTRLALQVTAVRNSDRWESASGSVTLDVDGQLLGVAAGDRLQIFGQLRAPRGPMNPGEFDFADHLRADRHLCRLVTDHPECVKSIERGSWWQPVRWWDRLRSAGDNALWSSVDRAQSGLALALILGEREELDGEATRQFYETGTVHLLSISGLHVGLLALVLFRGLELGFWRRQPALVAVALITALYALVIDAEPAAIRATVMVWLVCAAIYTGRPVSPFNLLAASALVVVAMNPADLFRIGPQLSFLAVATLAWVGPRLARRPTVDPLERLIAESRPWMVRALHSFGRSTRRFLLITAGVWLVSLPLVLARFHIVSPAALWLTPLLTLPISVGLIAGFVLVTFGWLIWPLSIPLAWVCEGSLAIVSKSIAACDHIPLSHVWLPGPSWWWLVGGYGTLAVWAASARLRPPRRWCLGILAGWTAIGLFVARIESSPRPAVDCTFLSVGHGCATVLELPDGTTLLYDAGQLGSPTAAARSVSSFLWSRGRTHIDAVIISHSDVDHYNALPELLRRFSVGVVYVSPVMFDAQSAATETLRHAIERAGVPMREIFAGDRLRTTPECRIEVLHPPRRGTLGSDNSNSIVLKIEYRGRRLLLPGDLESPGLDELLAEIPLDCDIVLAPHHGSTRSDPPGFAAWTTPDWVVISGDNRSTRPQVAAAYSQRGATVLNTSQTGAVTAAIDAQGVHVSTHRRNASRKPTQPSVDLDVDDEQGLVPD from the coding sequence TTGGATGCGACCGCAATAAATGTCGAAGCTACCAGGCAACCTGGCTATCAGCCCTTGGTCGTTGTGGCCGCGGCGGTCTGCGCGGGCATCGTGCTCGATCGCTACTTGCCGGCCCGGATGGTCTTCTGGTGGATTCTGGCGGCAGGCCTGTGGTCCTGCTGGTTTTTGACCTGGCTGGGCAACGGCGCGGCGCGGGGAAATCTTCCGTTGCTGCTGTGCCTGGCGGCAACTGGCGCCGCCTGGCACGAGGCAAGCTGGTCGCTCTTTCCCACCGACGATTTGGGCGTCTTTGCCACCGAAGCGGCACAGCCGGTGTGCCTCGAAGCGGTCGTCCGGCGCGGTCCGCGGCGTATTCCCGCCCCGCAATTCGATCCGCTGCGGCCGATCACCACGGCGGAACGCACCAGGCTCGCGCTGCAAGTAACAGCCGTGCGCAATTCTGATCGCTGGGAATCCGCCTCGGGCAGCGTAACGCTCGACGTCGACGGACAATTGCTGGGCGTGGCGGCCGGTGACCGTTTGCAGATCTTCGGCCAATTGCGTGCGCCGCGCGGCCCGATGAATCCAGGAGAGTTCGACTTTGCCGACCACCTCCGCGCAGACCGCCACCTGTGCCGGCTCGTCACGGATCATCCGGAATGCGTGAAATCGATCGAGCGCGGATCGTGGTGGCAGCCCGTGCGATGGTGGGACCGTCTGCGCAGCGCCGGCGACAATGCGCTGTGGTCAAGCGTTGACCGCGCCCAGTCGGGGCTCGCTCTGGCGCTGATACTCGGCGAGCGCGAAGAGCTCGACGGTGAGGCCACTCGGCAGTTCTACGAAACGGGCACCGTGCATTTGCTCTCGATATCAGGGTTGCACGTCGGGCTATTGGCCTTGGTGCTGTTCCGCGGCTTGGAACTCGGTTTTTGGCGCCGACAACCTGCACTGGTGGCGGTGGCTCTCATAACGGCGCTGTATGCACTGGTGATCGACGCTGAGCCAGCGGCGATTCGGGCCACCGTCATGGTCTGGCTCGTGTGCGCCGCGATCTATACCGGTCGACCTGTCTCTCCTTTCAATCTACTGGCCGCGTCGGCCTTGGTCGTCGTGGCGATGAATCCGGCCGACCTGTTTCGCATCGGCCCGCAATTGTCGTTCTTGGCCGTGGCGACCTTGGCGTGGGTCGGTCCAAGACTGGCACGACGCCCCACTGTCGACCCACTCGAACGGCTGATTGCCGAGTCGCGCCCCTGGATGGTGCGCGCCTTGCACAGTTTCGGGAGATCCACGAGACGATTCTTGCTCATAACAGCGGGCGTCTGGCTGGTTTCGCTACCACTTGTCTTGGCACGATTTCACATCGTCTCGCCCGCGGCGCTATGGTTGACGCCGCTGCTGACACTGCCGATCTCGGTGGGCTTGATCGCGGGCTTCGTGCTGGTGACGTTTGGCTGGTTGATCTGGCCGCTGTCGATACCACTTGCCTGGGTCTGCGAAGGTTCATTGGCGATCGTCTCGAAATCGATCGCGGCCTGCGACCACATTCCATTAAGCCATGTTTGGCTGCCAGGTCCTTCGTGGTGGTGGCTCGTCGGCGGCTACGGCACTTTGGCCGTTTGGGCCGCGAGCGCGCGCCTGCGTCCGCCACGTCGCTGGTGCCTTGGCATACTAGCCGGCTGGACGGCGATCGGGCTATTTGTCGCGCGCATTGAAAGCTCTCCGCGCCCGGCTGTCGACTGCACGTTCTTGTCGGTTGGACACGGCTGCGCCACGGTGCTGGAATTGCCCGACGGCACAACGCTGCTCTACGATGCTGGCCAGCTTGGCTCGCCCACCGCGGCGGCGCGATCGGTATCGTCGTTTCTTTGGTCGCGCGGCCGAACGCACATCGACGCTGTCATCATTTCACACTCCGACGTTGATCATTACAACGCGTTGCCCGAGTTGCTACGGCGTTTCAGCGTGGGGGTCGTGTATGTTTCGCCAGTCATGTTCGACGCGCAGTCGGCCGCCACTGAAACACTGCGGCACGCCATCGAGCGCGCCGGTGTGCCGATGCGAGAAATCTTCGCTGGAGATCGCCTGCGGACTACGCCCGAGTGCCGAATCGAAGTTTTGCACCCGCCGCGCCGGGGCACACTGGGTAGTGATAATTCCAACAGCATCGTGCTAAAGATCGAGTACCGTGGACGCCGGCTACTGCTGCCTGGCGACCTGGAATCCCCCGGACTTGACGAGCTTTTGGCCGAGATCCCCTTGGACTGCGACATCGTGCTGGCGCCTCATCATGGCAGCACGCGCAGCGATCCCCCTGGGTTTGCCGCCTGGACCACGCCCGACTGGGTGGTCATCAGCGGCGATAATCGTTCGACGCGTCCTCAGGTTGCCGCTGCTTATAGCCAGCGCGGCGCCACGGTACTCAATACCTCGCAAACAGGGGCCGTCACGGCGGCGATCGATGCGCAGGGTGTACACGTTTCGACGCATCGCAGGAACGCATCGCGCAAGCCGACGCAGCCGTCTGTCGACCTCGACGTTGACGACGAGCAGGGGCTAGTGCCCGATTGA
- a CDS encoding S9 family peptidase, with the protein MKRAWTNWLTAGLLLVALQGCNPAVEKSKKPTGAATGATEEIAPPVQKSVATEPAVTTQAVADGAAAPSTATAKDAAATPSYLADVPLIPRTALFGNPEKSSPRLSSDGKRLAYLAPVDGVMNVWVGPTDDPAAAKPVSQDKKRGIRAYFWAYTNNHVLYIQDQDGDENWHVYAVNLADNTTKDLTPLANVAAQIEEVSDRVPDEILIGLNDRNEQLHDIYRVNITTGERKLVEENKQGFSGYLTDDDLKVRFAMQYLPDGSSVVLQPNGGGGWDDFLKIPMADTLTTSPAGFDKSGNVLYFIDSRDRNTGALTAIDLKSGKQNVLAENSKADVGGVIAHPTEKTIQAVAFNYARKEWQILDPTIKPDLVYLATVSRGDVEVTSRTLDDKLWTVAYLCDDGPVRYYLYDHEQKKARFLFANRKDLDGLPLVKMHDVVVKARDGLELVCYLSLPMGTDKDGDGRPSVPLPMVLDVHGGPWGRDDWGYDAGHQLWANRGYAVLSVNFRGSTGFGKDFVNAGNKEWSGKMHTDLLDAVEWATNGKIADPKRIAITGGSYGGYATLVGMTMTPDVFACGIDIVGPSSIITLLQSIPPYWQPQVQMFKDRVGDFTTDEGREMLTKQSPLSHVANIKRPLLIGQGAKDPRVKQAEADQIVKAMEENKIPVTYVLYPDEGHGFARPENRLSFYAVSEAFLAEHLGGRYEPIGKAFAGSSITVPAGANEVPGLAQSLPK; encoded by the coding sequence ATGAAGCGTGCTTGGACGAATTGGCTAACGGCGGGATTGTTGCTAGTGGCGTTGCAGGGCTGTAATCCGGCTGTGGAAAAGTCCAAGAAACCCACTGGCGCGGCCACGGGCGCGACGGAAGAAATCGCGCCGCCGGTGCAAAAGTCGGTTGCGACCGAGCCCGCGGTGACGACGCAGGCCGTCGCCGATGGGGCCGCAGCGCCGAGCACTGCCACGGCCAAAGATGCCGCCGCCACTCCCAGCTACTTGGCCGACGTGCCGTTGATCCCACGCACGGCGCTGTTCGGCAATCCCGAAAAATCCAGCCCGCGTCTAAGTTCCGACGGCAAGCGACTAGCCTATCTGGCGCCGGTCGACGGTGTCATGAACGTGTGGGTCGGTCCGACCGACGATCCGGCGGCGGCCAAGCCAGTCAGCCAGGACAAGAAACGGGGCATACGCGCCTACTTCTGGGCCTATACGAACAACCACGTCCTTTATATCCAAGATCAAGACGGCGACGAAAACTGGCACGTCTATGCCGTGAACCTAGCGGACAACACCACCAAGGATCTCACGCCGCTGGCGAACGTTGCGGCACAAATCGAAGAAGTCAGCGATCGCGTGCCGGACGAAATCTTGATCGGGCTCAACGATCGCAACGAGCAACTGCACGACATCTATCGCGTAAACATCACCACCGGTGAACGCAAGCTGGTCGAGGAGAACAAGCAAGGTTTCTCGGGCTACCTGACCGACGACGACTTGAAGGTCCGTTTCGCCATGCAGTATCTGCCCGATGGGAGCAGCGTCGTTCTGCAACCGAACGGCGGGGGAGGTTGGGACGATTTCTTGAAAATCCCCATGGCGGACACGCTGACGACCTCTCCGGCTGGCTTCGATAAATCGGGCAACGTGCTGTACTTCATCGACAGTCGCGATCGCAATACGGGTGCCTTGACGGCGATCGACCTTAAGTCAGGCAAGCAAAATGTCTTGGCCGAGAATTCCAAGGCCGACGTGGGCGGCGTGATTGCACATCCCACGGAGAAGACGATTCAGGCCGTGGCGTTCAACTATGCGCGAAAAGAGTGGCAGATTCTTGATCCTACGATCAAGCCCGATCTCGTCTACCTGGCCACCGTGAGCCGTGGCGATGTCGAGGTGACCAGCCGCACGCTGGACGACAAGTTATGGACCGTGGCGTATCTCTGCGACGACGGGCCGGTACGCTACTATTTGTACGATCACGAACAGAAGAAGGCCCGTTTCTTGTTTGCCAACCGCAAAGACTTGGACGGCTTGCCACTCGTGAAAATGCACGACGTGGTTGTGAAAGCCCGCGACGGTCTGGAATTGGTCTGCTACCTGTCTTTGCCGATGGGGACCGATAAGGACGGCGATGGGCGTCCCAGCGTGCCGCTGCCCATGGTGCTCGATGTGCATGGTGGCCCTTGGGGACGAGACGATTGGGGATATGACGCCGGTCATCAATTGTGGGCCAATCGTGGCTACGCAGTGCTAAGCGTCAACTTCCGCGGCTCGACCGGTTTTGGCAAGGACTTCGTCAATGCCGGCAACAAGGAATGGTCTGGCAAGATGCACACCGACTTGTTGGATGCCGTGGAATGGGCCACGAATGGCAAGATCGCCGACCCGAAACGAATCGCCATCACAGGTGGCAGTTACGGCGGCTACGCCACGCTGGTAGGCATGACCATGACACCCGATGTGTTCGCCTGCGGGATCGATATCGTTGGGCCTTCGAGCATCATTACCCTGCTGCAATCCATTCCGCCCTATTGGCAGCCGCAGGTGCAAATGTTCAAGGATCGCGTCGGCGACTTCACCACGGATGAAGGGCGCGAGATGCTCACCAAACAGTCGCCGTTATCACACGTGGCGAATATCAAGCGGCCGCTCTTGATCGGCCAGGGGGCCAAAGACCCGCGCGTGAAGCAGGCCGAGGCCGATCAGATCGTGAAAGCCATGGAAGAGAACAAGATTCCCGTGACCTATGTGCTTTACCCCGACGAAGGGCACGGCTTTGCGCGGCCAGAGAATCGGCTATCGTTCTATGCCGTGAGCGAAGCCTTCCTGGCCGAACATCTGGGCGGACGCTATGAACCCATCGGCAAGGCATTCGCTGGTTCGAGCATTACCGTGCCAGCGGGTGCGAACGAGGTGCCGGGGTTGGCGCAGTCTTTGCCAAAGTGA
- a CDS encoding DUF4404 family protein has product MPEMSNDLRETLARLHEQLRSTPDISAETRTVLQRIVQDIHSLLGETASAGGLQPGPSGARHDSIVRQLANAEQEFQAVHPTLAGVVGSVIDALGRMGI; this is encoded by the coding sequence ATGCCCGAGATGTCGAACGATTTGCGTGAGACGCTGGCCCGCTTGCACGAGCAATTGCGCAGCACTCCCGACATTAGTGCCGAGACCCGCACAGTACTGCAGCGGATCGTCCAGGACATCCATTCCTTACTGGGTGAAACGGCTTCCGCGGGGGGCTTACAGCCGGGGCCCAGCGGCGCACGGCACGACTCGATCGTGCGGCAGTTGGCCAACGCCGAACAGGAGTTCCAGGCAGTGCATCCTACGCTAGCCGGCGTCGTCGGCAGCGTCATCGACGCACTAGGACGAATGGGGATCTAG
- a CDS encoding DUF4254 domain-containing protein, with protein MIPVQDVLDLHSSTVALWHQQEVRNPYHGMLQVVCEQHKFNFLLWHEEDVARSPEVSDQRIAEVKRAIDRYNQQRNDYIERIDAFLIDWLARDGIAPQKGARLNTETPGSSIDRLSILSLRIYHLQEQVDRTDATAEHKQKAADRLAICQTQRADLSGALEELLADITSGRKRLQLYRQLKMYNDPTMNPYLYGVPQKVA; from the coding sequence ATGATCCCGGTACAGGATGTCCTCGACCTGCACTCTAGCACTGTGGCCCTCTGGCATCAGCAAGAAGTTCGCAATCCGTACCACGGAATGCTGCAGGTCGTGTGCGAACAACACAAGTTCAACTTTTTGTTGTGGCACGAAGAGGATGTCGCCCGCAGCCCCGAGGTCAGCGACCAGCGCATTGCCGAAGTGAAGCGGGCCATCGATCGATACAATCAGCAGCGCAACGACTACATCGAGCGGATCGACGCTTTCCTTATCGACTGGTTGGCGCGGGACGGGATCGCTCCACAAAAGGGGGCGCGCCTGAATACCGAGACGCCAGGCAGCTCGATCGATCGCCTGTCGATCTTGTCCTTGCGAATTTATCACCTGCAAGAACAGGTCGATCGAACGGACGCCACGGCCGAGCACAAGCAGAAGGCCGCCGATCGGCTCGCGATCTGTCAGACTCAGCGGGCAGACCTTTCTGGCGCTCTGGAAGAGCTATTGGCCGACATTACCAGTGGCCGAAAACGGCTGCAGCTGTATCGCCAGCTGAAGATGTACAACGACCCGACGATGAATCCGTACTTGTACGGCGTGCCGCAGAAGGTGGCCTAG
- the panB gene encoding 3-methyl-2-oxobutanoate hydroxymethyltransferase produces MTKQEGPITVPQFAAMKAAGQKIAMLTAYDFTMARLLDAAGADGILVGDSLSMVVQGHTNTLPVTLDQMIYHAEMVGRAVRHALVVVDMPFPTCHLGACKAIDVAGRILKETRCQAVKLEGGAEQADTIAAMVSAGIPVMAHCGLRPQSVHVLGGYKVQRDEERLLADAQAAQEAGAFAVLLECIPTAVAKRITETLSIPTIGIGAGPGCDGQVLVVNDMLGITDGYLPRFVKSYANLARDIQEAATRYRQEVRDGTYPDATHSFK; encoded by the coding sequence ATGACAAAGCAGGAAGGCCCGATCACGGTGCCCCAATTCGCGGCCATGAAGGCCGCCGGTCAGAAAATCGCCATGCTGACCGCCTACGATTTCACCATGGCCCGCTTGCTCGACGCGGCCGGCGCGGACGGAATCCTCGTCGGCGACAGCCTGTCGATGGTCGTACAGGGGCATACCAATACGCTGCCCGTCACCCTCGACCAGATGATCTATCATGCGGAAATGGTCGGACGGGCCGTCCGGCATGCCCTGGTGGTGGTCGATATGCCTTTCCCAACTTGCCATTTGGGAGCCTGTAAGGCAATCGACGTGGCCGGTCGGATCCTCAAAGAGACGCGCTGCCAGGCTGTGAAGCTGGAGGGGGGGGCGGAGCAGGCCGACACGATTGCCGCCATGGTCTCGGCCGGCATTCCTGTCATGGCGCATTGCGGGCTGCGTCCGCAAAGTGTCCATGTGCTAGGCGGCTACAAGGTGCAACGCGACGAAGAGAGGCTGCTGGCCGATGCTCAGGCCGCGCAGGAAGCCGGTGCGTTTGCGGTGCTGCTGGAATGCATTCCTACCGCGGTGGCAAAGCGGATTACGGAAACTCTTTCGATTCCCACGATCGGCATTGGTGCCGGGCCCGGCTGCGACGGCCAAGTGCTGGTCGTCAATGACATGCTGGGCATAACCGACGGCTACCTGCCGCGCTTCGTCAAGTCTTATGCAAATCTGGCACGCGACATTCAAGAGGCTGCCACTCGGTATCGCCAAGAGGTGCGCGACGGCACTTACCCAGACGCCACGCATTCGTTCAAATAG
- a CDS encoding outer membrane beta-barrel protein, which translates to MRFTKRAMAIAIAGLLAGGQAYAQQPTSASTPARQSAYEYDSYYAQEPDAAAKEPAPAAPTGGSCDKNGCAEKNGCGEESGCAGAAADDAAPEMCHLFECCFTKKWGLNIGGWTTQSFTWNTSNPADRFNGPVTWTDQSNQYQLNQQYLFFDRPTNTGGDGWDLGGRVDLLYGTDYRFTTEAGLENKINTPNNPYMGLAIPQFYGEVAYNNLKVKLGHFYSPVGYFVVPTINNFFNTLPYTFQYGEPFTHTGMLATWTANEHWTLGGGFTRGWDNFSNANPHLGSLATATWTGDNKDSLAWVWVQSHEPDANSSGIDPPVGGRVYTSRFLQTLVYSKPITDKLTWVAQSDLGVQGAAFGAGTRTARWYGLNQYLFYKVNDAWTWGASYEWFRDEEGFRVGAAVPSVFNPNGSGNAVGPGFAGNFCETTWGPQWRPGGSQNLLIRPNLRWDWYNGGRNSAGQLPYDSGTRSQQFIWGTDVTLIY; encoded by the coding sequence ATGAGGTTTACCAAACGAGCGATGGCGATAGCCATTGCCGGCCTGCTGGCTGGAGGCCAGGCCTATGCGCAGCAGCCGACATCGGCTTCGACGCCGGCGCGGCAATCAGCATACGAGTACGACAGCTACTACGCTCAGGAACCCGATGCTGCCGCCAAGGAACCCGCCCCCGCGGCGCCCACCGGTGGCAGTTGCGACAAAAACGGCTGCGCCGAGAAGAATGGCTGCGGCGAAGAATCTGGCTGCGCCGGCGCCGCCGCAGACGATGCCGCACCGGAGATGTGCCACTTGTTCGAGTGCTGCTTCACCAAGAAGTGGGGCTTGAACATCGGCGGCTGGACGACCCAAAGCTTCACCTGGAATACCAGCAATCCAGCGGATCGCTTCAACGGTCCAGTGACTTGGACCGATCAGTCCAACCAGTATCAGTTGAATCAGCAGTATTTGTTCTTCGATCGCCCGACCAACACGGGTGGCGACGGCTGGGATCTTGGTGGTCGCGTCGACTTGCTGTACGGTACCGACTATCGTTTCACGACGGAAGCCGGGCTGGAAAACAAGATCAACACGCCCAACAACCCTTACATGGGTTTGGCGATTCCACAGTTCTACGGTGAAGTGGCCTACAACAACTTGAAAGTCAAGTTGGGTCACTTCTACTCGCCGGTAGGCTACTTTGTCGTGCCGACGATCAACAACTTCTTCAACACGCTGCCTTACACGTTCCAATACGGCGAGCCGTTCACTCACACTGGCATGTTGGCCACTTGGACGGCCAATGAGCATTGGACCTTAGGCGGCGGTTTCACGCGTGGTTGGGACAACTTCAGCAACGCCAACCCGCACCTTGGATCTTTGGCCACGGCGACTTGGACCGGCGACAATAAAGACTCGCTGGCGTGGGTTTGGGTGCAAAGCCATGAGCCAGACGCCAACTCGAGCGGCATTGACCCTCCTGTCGGCGGTCGCGTGTACACCTCGCGATTCTTGCAAACCTTGGTTTATTCCAAGCCGATCACCGACAAGCTGACCTGGGTCGCGCAGAGCGACTTGGGCGTGCAAGGTGCCGCGTTCGGCGCTGGAACCCGCACCGCTCGTTGGTACGGCTTGAACCAGTATCTGTTCTATAAAGTGAACGACGCGTGGACCTGGGGTGCCAGCTACGAGTGGTTCCGCGACGAAGAAGGCTTCCGCGTCGGTGCCGCGGTGCCGTCTGTGTTTAATCCCAATGGCAGCGGCAACGCCGTCGGCCCGGGCTTCGCAGGCAACTTCTGCGAAACCACGTGGGGTCCGCAATGGCGCCCGGGTGGCAGCCAGAACCTATTGATCCGGCCCAACCTGCGTTGGGACTGGTACAACGGTGGCCGCAACTCGGCCGGCCAGCTCCCGTATGACAGCGGCACACGCAGCCAGCAGTTCATCTGGGGCACGGACGTGACGTTGATCTACTAA